A portion of the Leptospira broomii serovar Hurstbridge str. 5399 genome contains these proteins:
- a CDS encoding NrsF family protein: MSLSNDSDRSEKLILSLGTDLKPTHPLRPGIMFLVWASLLALAIPLGQGTALFLSRNAFPGWWPEPALFIIWGLSSAYLLSKVAFPEEASSHLIWLPILALALWLGLSSAKFIDEIHTTHSTHIGLCSLNLAAFSLALGGLATFWIRKMIPGNPLIAALGILSFLLASSNLALKFICPDQSGFHILFSHGVASIFWIAISVLPLRGKLRW, translated from the coding sequence ATGTCTTTGTCAAACGATTCCGATAGATCCGAGAAACTGATTCTTTCATTGGGGACAGATTTGAAACCGACTCATCCTCTCAGGCCGGGGATCATGTTTTTGGTCTGGGCCTCCTTATTAGCGTTGGCAATCCCTTTGGGTCAAGGAACCGCCTTGTTTCTGTCTCGTAATGCCTTCCCTGGATGGTGGCCGGAACCGGCGCTATTTATCATTTGGGGATTATCTTCCGCCTATTTACTTTCTAAAGTAGCCTTTCCGGAAGAAGCTTCCTCTCATCTGATTTGGTTACCTATTTTAGCTCTGGCACTTTGGTTAGGACTTTCATCAGCAAAATTTATAGATGAAATTCATACAACGCATTCTACTCATATTGGATTATGCTCCCTTAATTTGGCAGCATTTTCACTCGCCTTAGGAGGATTGGCGACATTCTGGATTCGTAAGATGATTCCCGGAAATCCTCTAATTGCCGCCTTGGGTATCTTGAGTTTTTTATTGGCTAGTTCCAATTTAGCGCTGAAATTTATTTGCCCAGATCAGAGCGGATTCCATATCCTTTTTTCTCACGGAGTTGCTTCGATTTTCTGGATTGCAATTTCCGTACTGCCGTTACGCGGTAAATTGCGCTGGTAG
- the clpA gene encoding ATP-dependent Clp protease ATP-binding subunit ClpA → MTLSEDLERSLNQARIEAVKRRNEYITLEHMLLALTYDPIGQEVLLACGADLEALRNELREYLDTEMESVPETFGEIEPEYTIGAQRVLQLAAFHVQSTQKKKLDGGYVLASLFREDQSHAVFFLSRQDISRFDVVRYISHGIRKDGKKVTPEGLEDATKPESGDPLKDFCVDLTEKARLGKLDPLVGRSEEIDRTIHILARRRKNNPIFVGDAGVGKTAIVEGLALSIVAGKVPESLKQTRIFSLDMGLLLAGTKFRGEFEERLKNVVQSVTADPNHVLFVDEIHTIIGAGAVSGGSLDASNLLKPALANGELRCIGTTTYKEYKAIFEKDHALSRRFQKVEVNEPSVDETIRILKGLLPKYEEFHAVKYSSQAVEEAARLADRYILDRKLPDKAIDLIDEAGAKVKIRSSAKSKTVTVKDVEDLVSKIAKVPTRTVKADDRDKLKELDVELKKRIYGQDKAVQEIVQAIRLSRSGLSEPGRPVGSFLFAGPTGVGKTELSKQLASILGVEFIRFDMSEYMEKHTVSRLIGSPPGYVGFEQGGQLTDAIVRTPHCVLLLDEIEKAHEDIYNILLQIMDHATLTDNNGRKADFKQVILIMTTNTGARERAANPLGFENTALLDRGLKAIERHFSPEFRNRLTAIIEFSSLEEDVVSRVVRKQLELLEDRLKEKRISLEYQDEVLLFIARKAYDPLFGARPVQRWIDSNISKKLSEEILFGELRSGGRVLLREVDNELTLTFSPHEPMIK, encoded by the coding sequence ATGACCCTATCCGAAGATCTAGAGAGAAGTCTAAACCAAGCTCGAATCGAAGCGGTAAAACGGAGAAATGAGTATATTACTCTAGAACATATGCTTCTAGCGCTCACGTACGATCCGATCGGTCAGGAGGTCCTTCTTGCCTGTGGAGCCGATTTGGAAGCATTGCGCAATGAATTGCGTGAATATCTAGACACTGAAATGGAATCGGTTCCGGAAACGTTCGGGGAAATCGAACCGGAATATACGATAGGTGCACAGAGGGTACTTCAGTTGGCTGCGTTTCACGTCCAATCCACGCAGAAGAAGAAGTTAGACGGCGGTTACGTTCTTGCCTCGCTATTTCGCGAAGATCAATCCCATGCGGTTTTCTTTCTCTCTCGGCAAGATATTTCCAGATTCGATGTAGTTCGTTATATTTCTCATGGAATTCGTAAGGATGGAAAGAAGGTTACTCCCGAAGGTCTGGAGGATGCCACGAAACCGGAGTCGGGCGATCCGTTAAAAGATTTTTGCGTGGACTTAACCGAGAAGGCTAGACTTGGAAAATTAGATCCTCTAGTGGGGAGGTCGGAAGAGATCGATAGAACGATTCATATTCTTGCAAGACGCAGAAAAAACAATCCGATATTTGTGGGGGATGCGGGTGTAGGTAAAACTGCAATTGTTGAAGGATTGGCGTTAAGTATTGTTGCCGGAAAAGTCCCGGAATCGCTAAAGCAAACGCGGATTTTTTCGTTGGACATGGGATTACTGCTCGCAGGAACCAAATTTCGAGGAGAGTTCGAAGAGAGATTAAAGAATGTCGTACAGTCGGTAACTGCGGATCCGAATCATGTTCTCTTTGTGGATGAAATTCATACGATAATCGGAGCAGGCGCAGTTTCCGGCGGCTCCTTAGACGCTTCGAATTTGCTTAAGCCTGCCTTGGCAAACGGAGAATTAAGGTGTATCGGGACGACTACTTACAAAGAATACAAAGCTATCTTTGAAAAAGATCACGCACTTTCCCGTAGGTTTCAAAAAGTGGAAGTCAACGAACCGAGCGTGGACGAAACCATTCGAATTTTAAAAGGGCTTCTGCCTAAATACGAGGAATTTCATGCGGTGAAGTATTCCTCTCAAGCAGTCGAAGAGGCTGCTCGATTGGCGGATCGGTATATTCTGGATCGAAAACTTCCCGATAAAGCTATAGATCTCATCGATGAAGCCGGTGCCAAAGTAAAGATTCGATCTTCGGCAAAGAGCAAAACCGTTACCGTTAAGGACGTCGAGGATCTAGTTTCCAAGATTGCAAAAGTTCCGACTCGTACCGTAAAGGCCGACGACAGAGACAAACTCAAAGAACTGGATGTAGAACTCAAGAAGCGGATCTACGGGCAAGACAAAGCCGTTCAGGAAATCGTTCAAGCAATTCGCTTATCACGAAGCGGTTTGTCGGAACCGGGCAGACCGGTCGGCTCCTTCCTATTTGCAGGACCTACAGGCGTTGGGAAGACCGAACTTTCCAAACAATTGGCATCGATTTTAGGCGTGGAATTTATTCGGTTCGATATGAGCGAATACATGGAAAAACATACGGTATCCCGTTTGATCGGATCTCCGCCGGGCTATGTCGGCTTCGAGCAAGGGGGGCAATTGACGGATGCAATCGTTCGGACTCCTCATTGCGTCCTACTCTTGGACGAAATAGAAAAGGCTCATGAAGATATTTATAATATTCTTCTACAAATTATGGATCACGCTACCTTAACCGATAACAACGGTAGAAAGGCGGATTTCAAACAAGTGATCTTGATTATGACGACGAATACCGGAGCTAGGGAACGTGCGGCGAATCCGTTAGGGTTCGAGAATACGGCTTTACTTGATCGCGGCCTAAAAGCGATCGAGAGACATTTTTCTCCGGAATTTAGGAATCGTCTAACGGCAATCATAGAATTTTCATCGCTCGAAGAAGATGTCGTTTCTCGAGTCGTTCGCAAACAGTTGGAGCTTTTAGAGGATCGATTAAAGGAAAAACGGATCTCTCTAGAATACCAAGACGAAGTTCTCCTGTTTATTGCTAGGAAAGCGTATGACCCGTTATTCGGTGCGAGACCCGTACAGCGGTGGATCGATTCGAATATCTCTAAAAAGCTTTCGGAAGAGATATTGTTCGGTGAACTTCGAAGCGGCGGACGCGTCTTACTTCGTGAAGTAGATAACGAGTTGACTTTGACGTTTTCTCCACACGAGCCAATGATTAAGTGA
- a CDS encoding RNA polymerase sigma factor: MSEKAKIWETLATRMKKSQEGDSREYELLLRQVRDILRAFLVSRISHIDDREDLLQEILIGIHKARNSYRPDRPFAPWLFSIARYKTIDHLRKSKKRDRTILAEMEDFAQIQNPEKEEAWMLAEGIETWLSVLDERQREILKMAKIHGYSIREISEKTGLSESNVKVIVHRSVQKIRKVFSGEEGSQTGPGTSK; encoded by the coding sequence ATGTCTGAAAAAGCGAAAATTTGGGAAACTCTTGCGACTAGGATGAAGAAATCGCAAGAAGGCGATTCCCGGGAATACGAGCTTCTTCTTAGGCAAGTTCGGGATATTCTTAGGGCCTTTTTAGTTTCTAGAATCTCTCATATTGACGATCGAGAAGATTTGCTTCAGGAAATTCTGATAGGCATTCATAAAGCTAGGAATTCGTATCGCCCGGATCGACCTTTTGCGCCTTGGCTTTTTTCTATAGCTAGATATAAGACGATCGATCACCTTCGAAAGTCAAAGAAAAGAGATCGAACGATTCTGGCGGAAATGGAAGATTTCGCTCAAATACAGAATCCCGAAAAAGAAGAAGCTTGGATGCTTGCGGAGGGAATCGAAACCTGGCTCTCCGTCTTGGATGAGAGGCAAAGGGAAATTCTAAAGATGGCAAAAATTCACGGGTATAGTATCCGGGAGATTTCCGAAAAAACCGGCCTTTCCGAATCGAACGTAAAGGTGATTGTACATAGGTCTGTTCAAAAAATTCGCAAAGTTTTTTCGGGAGAAGAGGGATCCCAAACCGGTCCTGGGACGTCCAAGTAA
- the leuD gene encoding 3-isopropylmalate dehydratase small subunit: MKAFTNHDGIAVLIDRPNIDTDQIIPKQFLRKIERTGFGIHLFHDWRYLDDAGTKPNPEFTLNQERYKNASVLITRDNFGCGSSREHAPWALEDFGFRAIIAPSYADIFYNNCFKNGILPVVLKSEEVEEIFQAVERTPGARVKIDLDKQNVISPSGKVYTFEVDSFRKYCLFNGLDDIGLTLQHEAKIQQFEDRNRNEVPWLYSSKK; the protein is encoded by the coding sequence ATGAAGGCATTTACGAACCACGACGGCATTGCCGTTCTTATTGATCGCCCGAATATAGACACGGATCAAATTATTCCCAAGCAGTTTTTACGGAAAATCGAACGCACGGGATTCGGTATACATCTGTTTCACGATTGGAGATACTTGGACGATGCAGGCACCAAGCCTAACCCGGAATTTACTCTGAATCAGGAACGTTATAAGAATGCATCGGTCCTTATAACTCGCGATAATTTCGGATGCGGATCTTCTAGAGAGCACGCTCCTTGGGCTCTTGAAGATTTCGGCTTTCGAGCTATCATCGCGCCTTCGTATGCGGACATTTTTTATAATAACTGTTTCAAGAACGGTATTTTACCCGTCGTTTTAAAATCGGAGGAAGTGGAAGAAATCTTTCAAGCTGTAGAAAGGACTCCCGGTGCGAGAGTGAAAATCGACTTGGACAAGCAAAATGTCATCAGTCCGTCCGGGAAAGTTTATACTTTTGAAGTAGACTCATTTCGAAAATACTGCCTATTTAACGGTTTAGACGATATCGGACTCACTTTGCAGCACGAAGCGAAAATTCAACAATTCGAAGATCGGAATCGTAACGAGGTTCCATGGTTGTATTCTTCAAAGAAATAA
- a CDS encoding PLP-dependent cysteine synthase family protein: MFDEISRSIDEFGNSLLGALNNVQGIFGRELSVAKPIKENVLQMIGNTPLIRLNQIGSHIPNVEIYLKAEFCNPTGSVKDRTALSMVLSAERRGELKPGGTIFQAGYNTTAISLAWISTIRQYKFKIFLAPDTDQEKIKELKAYGSQVEVVQLAKGNWDDLLLEKAKEVKGPEKGSVILNEFKDMANTNAHFLFTGPEIWRDLGGNVDAFVAGGGSGGTLSGVGRFLKAKKPTLRVIMGVSKNSRFIRRMVQGDNSIRLPESFDPKVTDQYIGVDREEALRYQSELYQREGVFAGLTTGTTLASAIHYAESLPTRDDQKVPPYRIVVLSPDRL; the protein is encoded by the coding sequence ATGTTTGACGAAATTTCACGTTCTATTGACGAGTTCGGCAATAGTCTTCTCGGTGCTCTGAATAACGTTCAGGGTATTTTCGGTAGGGAGCTCAGCGTAGCCAAACCGATCAAAGAAAATGTGCTTCAGATGATCGGCAACACCCCGTTAATTCGATTGAATCAGATCGGATCGCATATTCCGAACGTTGAAATTTATCTAAAAGCGGAATTTTGTAATCCGACCGGAAGCGTAAAGGATAGAACCGCGCTTTCAATGGTACTTTCGGCGGAGAGAAGAGGTGAATTGAAACCGGGCGGAACGATTTTCCAGGCCGGATACAATACGACCGCCATATCCTTGGCCTGGATTTCCACGATTCGGCAATACAAATTTAAGATCTTTTTGGCACCGGACACGGATCAGGAAAAAATAAAAGAACTAAAAGCGTATGGATCCCAGGTGGAAGTCGTCCAGCTCGCTAAGGGCAATTGGGACGATCTTCTATTAGAAAAAGCTAAAGAAGTAAAAGGTCCTGAGAAAGGAAGCGTCATACTGAACGAGTTCAAAGACATGGCGAATACTAACGCGCATTTTCTTTTTACCGGTCCTGAGATTTGGAGAGATTTGGGTGGTAATGTGGACGCCTTCGTTGCCGGAGGAGGTTCGGGAGGAACACTTTCCGGAGTAGGTCGTTTTCTAAAGGCAAAGAAACCGACTTTACGGGTAATCATGGGGGTTAGCAAAAATTCTCGTTTTATTCGCAGAATGGTACAAGGTGACAACTCAATCCGATTACCCGAATCCTTCGATCCGAAAGTCACAGATCAATATATCGGTGTGGATCGAGAGGAAGCATTGAGATATCAGTCGGAGTTATACCAAAGAGAAGGCGTTTTTGCCGGCTTGACAACTGGGACCACTCTCGCTTCAGCGATACATTATGCGGAAAGTCTGCCTACCAGGGATGATCAAAAGGTGCCTCCGTATAGAATTGTCGTCTTATCTCCGGATCGATTGTAG
- the ggt gene encoding gamma-glutamyltransferase, producing the protein MIQNKGGIVSQKSILLLFVLLNIVASCKDNYLTIEGRRISTEGLVATKSGISAKQLYAESKNVMISTDSIEASRAGLEIYKKGGNAVDVAIAASFAVSVTRPQSTGIGGGGFLLLHNSRDRKTYAFDFRERAPSSASRDMYKEKPKEDSLLGYRSVGVPGTVAGLVKVQKQFGKLSLQEVMAPAIRLAEEGFPIYENLQEAIQESSDDMSLGMRDIFLPKGKIPNVGDILIQQDLAKTLRIIAETGEREFYNGRIAQSLGRLMREQGGMVFETDLAAYKVRESTPLEIEYRGYKIRTMVPPSSGVHMLTMLRMLETKKLKELYKSSKADYYHFLAEVMRRGYADRAVIGGDPNYTNVPIALLLSPEYALAKISDFKPGFSTPSSDYLNRLNLRTESPQTTHISVVDSEGNAVSTTQSVNYRFGAAVILDSYGFVLNDTMDDFSRSPGEPNVYGLIGAEANSIRPGKTPLSSMSPTIVMKEGETFLVTGAPGGSYIVNAVLQSLLFNLDFQLTLYESVAKARIHHQFFPDALYMEGAAMDTAVSNQLKSKKHEIRVGPNFAKLFSVKREKGVLYGAADPRGDGVPMGE; encoded by the coding sequence ATGATTCAAAATAAAGGTGGCATAGTTTCCCAAAAATCGATTCTTCTCCTTTTCGTTCTTCTAAACATAGTCGCTTCTTGTAAGGATAATTATCTTACGATCGAAGGACGTCGGATTTCGACGGAGGGGTTAGTCGCAACGAAGTCCGGCATCTCAGCCAAGCAACTCTATGCGGAATCGAAGAATGTTATGATTTCTACCGATTCGATAGAGGCATCTCGTGCAGGTTTAGAAATTTATAAAAAAGGCGGTAATGCGGTAGACGTAGCTATAGCTGCCTCTTTTGCAGTTTCCGTGACTCGTCCCCAATCGACCGGGATAGGAGGCGGGGGATTTTTACTATTACATAACTCGCGGGATAGAAAAACATACGCCTTCGATTTTAGGGAACGAGCTCCAAGCTCCGCATCTCGAGACATGTACAAGGAAAAACCTAAAGAAGATTCGTTATTAGGATATCGATCCGTAGGTGTTCCAGGGACTGTTGCAGGATTGGTAAAAGTTCAGAAGCAATTCGGAAAATTATCCTTACAAGAAGTTATGGCGCCGGCGATTCGCTTGGCCGAAGAAGGATTTCCGATTTATGAGAATTTACAGGAAGCGATTCAGGAATCTTCCGATGATATGAGCCTCGGAATGAGGGATATATTTCTTCCGAAAGGTAAAATACCGAATGTCGGAGATATATTGATTCAGCAAGACCTTGCGAAAACGTTGAGAATCATCGCAGAAACCGGAGAACGAGAATTTTATAACGGTCGAATCGCGCAAAGCCTGGGAAGACTAATGAGGGAGCAAGGAGGGATGGTTTTTGAAACCGATTTGGCTGCCTATAAAGTCAGAGAATCGACTCCTTTGGAGATCGAATACAGAGGATACAAAATACGCACCATGGTTCCGCCGTCTTCCGGGGTTCATATGCTGACCATGTTGCGGATGCTGGAAACAAAGAAATTGAAGGAATTGTATAAGTCTTCCAAGGCGGACTATTATCATTTTTTAGCGGAAGTCATGCGAAGAGGATACGCGGATAGAGCTGTTATAGGCGGTGATCCGAATTACACGAATGTTCCGATAGCCCTCTTACTTTCGCCCGAATATGCATTGGCGAAAATTTCCGATTTTAAACCGGGATTTTCGACGCCGAGCTCCGACTATTTGAATCGTTTAAATTTGAGAACTGAATCTCCGCAGACGACTCATATTTCAGTCGTCGATTCCGAAGGAAATGCGGTCTCCACGACACAATCGGTAAATTATCGATTTGGAGCCGCAGTCATTTTAGACAGTTATGGATTCGTATTAAACGACACTATGGATGACTTCAGTAGATCGCCGGGTGAACCGAACGTTTACGGATTGATTGGAGCCGAAGCGAATTCGATTCGTCCGGGTAAAACACCTTTAAGTTCGATGTCGCCTACGATCGTGATGAAAGAGGGTGAAACTTTCCTAGTAACCGGTGCTCCGGGGGGTTCTTATATTGTGAATGCGGTTTTACAATCTCTTTTGTTCAATCTCGACTTTCAACTGACTTTATATGAATCCGTTGCCAAGGCGAGAATTCACCATCAATTTTTTCCGGATGCTTTATATATGGAGGGCGCTGCAATGGATACAGCCGTCTCCAATCAGCTTAAGTCTAAAAAGCATGAGATTCGGGTCGGTCCTAATTTTGCGAAATTATTTTCGGTTAAGCGAGAGAAGGGCGTACTGTACGGTGCCGCTGATCCGAGGGGGGACGGAGTTCCCATGGGAGAGTAA
- the clpS gene encoding ATP-dependent Clp protease adapter ClpS, translating to MSEVYRFDTEEQVLTKEKLKLKKPPKYRVVILNDDYTPMEFVVWILRVVFYRTAVESERIMLQAHTTGKALCGVYSHDVAKTKVAETHKLAEQHGHPLQCHMEIEEGEEEP from the coding sequence ATGAGCGAGGTCTATCGTTTCGATACGGAAGAGCAAGTCCTAACAAAGGAGAAGCTCAAATTAAAGAAGCCGCCTAAATATAGGGTGGTTATTCTAAACGACGATTATACTCCGATGGAGTTTGTAGTTTGGATTTTACGCGTGGTATTCTATCGTACCGCGGTAGAAAGCGAAAGAATTATGCTTCAAGCCCATACGACCGGGAAGGCGCTCTGCGGAGTCTATTCTCACGACGTGGCCAAGACCAAGGTAGCTGAAACACATAAACTTGCTGAACAACACGGCCACCCACTTCAATGCCATATGGAAATTGAAGAGGGAGAGGAGGAACCATGA
- a CDS encoding AAA domain-containing protein has protein sequence MSSRYEDLRESLRKEREAEIARYKEELANEDIGSRISSGICIYPIVFEDSEVGPEGNWRVHLRPTKARGVPEAFRTGGPVRLFKESEELTSVLLKCSDDSYILSLEEVPDWLEEGKLGLEILPDETSYKEWDRALHKIIHAERGTRTKFFADLFLGEIELKFPNFAEEFGISPELNDSQRRAISAILQTEDLILLHGPPGTGKTKTITEAIRILVDRGKKVLVSAPTNAATDLLAESLGRMGVSALRIGHPARMSESVLSVSLDANLNRHPDFKLIERDKREIGELLKKAGKYKRTFGREEAEERRRLYQEAKELRKGIKERQKVLVRYLLESHPVIVCTHTGASSSLLDKLNFDYAVLDEGSQATEPASWIPILRAERIVIAGDPRQLPPTVLSEDPLLKIPLMERLLDRMNSVGRVYLLDTQYRMTDPIQSFPNRRFYAGRLVSGIPEEERSTNPFPSETPLFDSSFVFIDTSGTDSGEELFDASLGNRWEAEFTITILKRILESGWSPEDLVLISPYRYQRFLLEEILRKELPIDVEKIEIETVDSFQGREKKGVIFSLVRSNSEGNIGFLSEERRWNVGMTRAKRLLVLIGDGSTLGEQEFFQDLIQEAESCGEVRTAWEFLE, from the coding sequence ATGAGTTCTCGTTATGAGGACTTGCGAGAGTCCTTGCGAAAGGAACGCGAAGCGGAAATCGCGCGCTATAAGGAAGAGCTTGCAAACGAGGATATCGGTAGCAGAATCTCGTCCGGGATTTGCATTTACCCTATCGTATTCGAAGATTCTGAAGTTGGGCCGGAGGGGAATTGGAGAGTACATCTCCGTCCTACTAAGGCAAGAGGGGTACCGGAAGCGTTCCGAACCGGAGGGCCAGTTCGACTCTTCAAGGAATCGGAAGAGCTTACCTCGGTTTTATTAAAATGCTCGGATGATTCCTATATTCTTTCCCTGGAAGAAGTTCCGGATTGGTTGGAAGAAGGGAAGCTCGGATTGGAAATCCTTCCGGATGAAACCAGTTATAAAGAATGGGATCGAGCTCTCCATAAAATCATTCACGCGGAACGCGGTACGAGAACCAAGTTTTTCGCGGATTTATTTCTGGGTGAAATCGAATTAAAATTTCCTAATTTTGCGGAGGAATTTGGTATTTCGCCGGAATTGAACGATTCTCAAAGAAGAGCCATTTCCGCTATTTTACAGACGGAAGATCTGATTCTGCTTCACGGTCCGCCGGGCACTGGAAAAACCAAGACGATCACGGAAGCGATACGCATCTTAGTGGACCGCGGCAAGAAAGTTCTCGTATCCGCTCCCACGAATGCGGCTACGGACCTTCTCGCAGAATCCCTCGGAAGAATGGGGGTTTCTGCCCTTAGGATCGGGCATCCAGCAAGAATGAGCGAATCCGTTTTAAGCGTTTCGTTGGATGCTAACTTAAATCGACACCCTGATTTCAAACTGATAGAACGAGATAAAAGGGAAATCGGTGAATTATTAAAAAAGGCCGGGAAATACAAGAGAACCTTCGGCAGGGAGGAAGCTGAGGAGAGAAGGAGACTCTATCAGGAAGCTAAGGAACTTAGAAAGGGAATCAAGGAGAGGCAAAAAGTTCTAGTCAGATATCTGTTAGAATCTCATCCCGTTATTGTTTGTACGCATACCGGAGCATCCTCCTCCTTATTAGATAAATTAAATTTTGATTATGCTGTATTGGACGAGGGAAGTCAGGCGACTGAACCCGCTTCCTGGATCCCGATTCTTCGGGCGGAAAGGATCGTAATTGCTGGAGATCCTAGACAATTACCGCCCACCGTACTGTCGGAAGATCCTTTATTAAAAATTCCGCTAATGGAACGTTTACTGGATCGTATGAATTCTGTCGGTAGGGTATATTTGTTGGATACTCAGTATAGGATGACGGACCCGATTCAATCCTTTCCGAATCGAAGATTTTATGCGGGTCGACTTGTTTCCGGAATTCCTGAGGAAGAACGATCGACGAATCCGTTCCCATCCGAGACTCCTCTCTTCGACTCTAGTTTCGTATTTATTGATACCTCTGGTACCGATTCCGGAGAAGAATTATTCGATGCAAGTCTTGGCAATCGTTGGGAAGCAGAATTTACCATTACCATTCTCAAACGCATTTTAGAGTCGGGTTGGTCGCCGGAAGATTTAGTGTTAATTTCTCCTTATCGGTATCAAAGATTTTTACTGGAAGAGATTCTAAGAAAGGAATTACCGATCGATGTCGAAAAGATCGAAATTGAGACGGTAGATTCGTTTCAAGGAAGAGAGAAAAAAGGGGTCATCTTCAGCTTAGTTCGATCCAACTCGGAAGGAAATATCGGCTTCCTCTCCGAAGAGCGTCGCTGGAACGTCGGTATGACGAGAGCTAAGCGATTGCTGGTTTTAATCGGAGACGGTTCAACACTCGGGGAGCAGGAGTTTTTTCAAGATTTGATTCAAGAAGCCGAATCCTGCGGCGAAGTCAGAACCGCATGGGAGTTTTTAGAATAA
- a CDS encoding GNAT family N-acetyltransferase, translating into MSYSPKARSIDSIRGLSVQDWARISDPNNPFSDYEFYAALESTSCVGDRTSWQPKYVIAEDSEGLHSALPFFLKYDSYGEYIFDHAWANFFAQNDLEYYPKGLVAYPFTPVTGRRILRREGVSVVQSLDVLIPELLRTSKEENLSSIHFLFLEEDEAIELSKRGFATRITHQYHWQNRDYSDFASFLSEFRSKKRMQIRKERENIRESGIQINVIEGDSISKAHMDSMFRFYTDTYSRKWGSPYLNLAFFREAWQTFRDKIVLILAEKDGETIGGTLNLRKGNKFYGRYWGSKGHYPFLHFECCYYAPIEYSIRKGIKTFEAGAQGEQKFLRGFPAVPTYSSHFIFHSGARNAIERFLENERMHMQEMIQETNEHSPLKEVPGMSDREAK; encoded by the coding sequence ATGTCCTATTCTCCCAAAGCAAGATCCATCGACTCTATTCGAGGCCTTTCCGTTCAGGATTGGGCGAGAATCAGTGATCCGAATAATCCGTTTTCCGATTATGAATTTTATGCGGCCTTGGAATCGACTTCTTGCGTCGGTGATCGCACATCCTGGCAACCGAAATACGTAATTGCGGAAGATTCCGAAGGTTTGCATTCAGCACTTCCTTTTTTTCTAAAATACGATTCTTATGGAGAATATATATTCGATCACGCATGGGCAAATTTTTTCGCCCAAAACGATCTAGAATATTATCCTAAAGGGTTGGTTGCGTATCCGTTTACTCCGGTAACCGGACGACGAATTCTTCGTAGAGAAGGAGTTTCCGTAGTCCAGTCTCTTGATGTCCTAATACCGGAGTTATTACGCACTTCGAAAGAAGAGAATCTCTCGAGTATTCATTTTCTATTTTTGGAAGAAGACGAGGCGATCGAACTATCTAAGAGAGGTTTTGCAACTCGTATAACCCATCAATATCATTGGCAAAATAGGGATTATTCAGATTTCGCTTCTTTCTTAAGCGAATTCCGATCCAAGAAAAGGATGCAGATTCGAAAGGAGAGGGAAAACATTCGTGAATCCGGAATTCAAATCAACGTCATTGAAGGGGATTCGATTTCTAAAGCCCATATGGATTCAATGTTTCGGTTCTATACGGATACTTATTCCCGGAAATGGGGGTCGCCTTATTTGAATCTAGCTTTTTTCCGTGAAGCCTGGCAGACATTTAGAGATAAGATAGTTTTGATTCTCGCCGAAAAAGACGGAGAGACGATCGGAGGTACATTGAATCTCCGGAAAGGAAATAAATTCTATGGGCGGTATTGGGGCTCGAAGGGACATTATCCTTTTTTACATTTTGAATGTTGTTATTATGCACCGATCGAATATTCAATTCGTAAAGGAATCAAGACCTTCGAGGCAGGGGCTCAAGGGGAACAAAAATTTTTGAGAGGCTTTCCTGCAGTTCCCACATACAGTTCGCATTTTATTTTCCATTCGGGAGCTCGAAATGCGATTGAACGATTCTTGGAAAACGAAAGAATGCATATGCAGGAAATGATCCAGGAGACGAACGAACATTCGCCTTTAAAGGAAGTTCCCGGAATGTCCGACAGGGAAGCGAAATGA